One Rossellomorea aquimaris DNA window includes the following coding sequences:
- a CDS encoding DNA starvation/stationary phase protection protein, protein MNQQLVVALNKQLANWNVLYTKLHNYHWYVTGPEFFTLHEKFEEYYNEAGNYIDEIAERILTIKGKPIATLKEYLETATIEESNGKESSTEMVDTLVKDFQQVVTDSKKIIEAAEGSQDQPTTDLFIGIKTSLEQHIWMLNAFNTR, encoded by the coding sequence ATGAATCAACAATTAGTCGTTGCCCTTAACAAACAGTTGGCCAATTGGAACGTCCTTTACACAAAACTACACAATTACCATTGGTATGTAACGGGTCCGGAATTCTTCACCCTGCATGAGAAATTTGAAGAATACTACAACGAGGCTGGAAATTATATAGATGAAATAGCAGAAAGAATACTGACGATCAAAGGGAAGCCAATCGCTACATTAAAAGAGTACCTTGAAACGGCTACCATTGAAGAATCCAATGGGAAAGAATCGTCCACTGAAATGGTGGATACCTTAGTGAAAGATTTTCAACAAGTTGTGACTGATTCCAAGAAAATCATTGAAGCAGCAGAAGGTTCTCAGGACCAACCTACAACGGACTTATTCATCGGAATTAAAACTTCACTCGAGCAGCATATTTGGATGTTGAATGCATTTAATACACGATAA
- a CDS encoding nuclear transport factor 2 family protein: protein MIEVNRSLTIKERAVSFLELVASGNVREAYESHAGPDFRHHNPYFPGDADSLMSAMEENAAGNPDKILEVKRAIQEGDTVAVHSHVRQNPEDLGGAVVHIFRFENERIVELWDVGQAIPEDSPNENGVF, encoded by the coding sequence ATGATTGAAGTGAATCGTTCACTCACCATTAAAGAAAGAGCAGTCTCATTTCTGGAACTTGTCGCATCAGGGAACGTTCGGGAAGCATACGAAAGTCATGCAGGTCCTGACTTTCGCCACCACAATCCGTATTTTCCCGGGGATGCAGATTCGCTTATGTCTGCCATGGAAGAGAATGCAGCCGGGAACCCGGACAAGATACTCGAAGTCAAACGTGCCATCCAGGAAGGTGACACGGTTGCGGTTCACTCACATGTGAGGCAGAATCCAGAGGACCTGGGAGGGGCTGTCGTTCATATCTTCCGTTTCGAGAATGAGCGGATCGTTGAATTGTGGGATGTTGGGCAAGCCATTCCGGAGGATTCACCTAATGAGAATGGGGTTTTTTAA